Genomic window (Dolosigranulum savutiense):
TAAGTAAATTATGATTAATCAGACATCTATAGAAAAAGGAGCATTCAAATGAAAACAATTAATCGCATATTTATTAATGGACAATTCCAAGAAGCAAGTGGTGAAGCTTATCAAGAAGTCACCAACTCCGCAACTGAAGAAGTGATCGCTAAGGTACGGAATGCCTCTGAGGCTGATGTTAACCTTGCCGTACAAGCAGCCAAAGATGCTTTCACGCATTGGAAGGAAACAACACCAGAAGAGCGAAAAGCGTATGTCCAAAAAATATTGGATGGCATTAAAGCACGAAAAGAAGAAATCGACCAAACAATTATCCAAGAATTAGGGTCATCTGCCGATTATACTGAAAATGCACAATCTCAAATCTCAATCAATGAGATGAAAGCCACCTTAGACGCCTATGATGACTTTAAGTTCGAAGAAGATGTAGATAATGCCAAAGTGGTTAAAGAAGGATCCGGTGTTGTTGCTTGTATTACACCGTGGAATTACCCACTGAACCAAATCCAACGTAAAGTAACCCCGGCCTTGCTTGCTGGTAACACAGTTGTTGTTAAACCCGCTAGCGAAACACCATTAACTGCCTATATCTATGCAGAAATTATTGAAGCAGCTGGCTTACCAGATGGCGTCTTCAACTTAGTCACTGGACCAGGCAGTACAATTGGGAATTACTTGGCTTCCCATGAAGATATTTCTATTATCTCTTTCACCGGTTCTACAGCAGTTGGAAAAGGATTGTACGAAATCGCCAGCGATCATGTAAAACGCCTGGTGCTGGAACTTGGTGGTAAGTCACCGCTAATTTATCTCGATGGGGGCGACCTAGAAGCAGCTGTCAAACAATCAGCTAATACAGTTATCGACAACCAAGGTCAAACTTGCTCTGCTCTATCTCGCTTACTTGTACCAAAACATCGCTTAGACGATACGAAAAAAATCTTAGAAGCACATTATGCTACGCTAAAGGTCGGTGATCCAGCAAATCGCGATAATCGCGTCGGTCCAATGGTATCACAAGAGCAATATGAAACCGTCTTAGACTATATTAAGATTGGCCAAGATGAAGGTGCCGAACTCTTTATTGGCGGAAAAGCGTTAGATGGTACGGGATTATTTATTGAACCAACTGTCTTTATTAACGTGGATAACCAAATGCAAATTGCCCAAGAGGAAATTTTTGGTCCCGTCTTAGTCGTCATTACGTATGAGACGGTTGAGGAAGCTATTGAGCTCGCTAATGATATCAAATATGGCTTAAACGGGGCAGTTGTTGGACCTGATGAGCAAGCTCGCAAAGTAGCGCGACAAATTCAAGCAGGTAATGTCTATGTCAATGGCGGTGACCGCACATCCAAAGCACCATTTGGCGGTTATAAGCAATCTGGAATTGGACGTGAGAATGGGATTTACGCCATCGAAGATTATGTTGAATTGAAAAGTATTTTTCTATAATAACTCGCCCAAAATAACAAAATAATCTGAATAAACAAAATATATCAAAAAAGCCAACACCCTTGATGAGTTGAATCATCGAGGGTGTTGGCTTTTTACTTTTTAAACGATTGACTTATGACTTAATCTTTAAATGCATCTTTGAATTTTGAGAAGAATGATTGATCTGATTGTTCATTGATACTATCGTAATCGCTCACTTCAGCAAATTCACGTAATAATTCTGATTGTTGCTTGTTTAATTTTTCAGGAACAATAACTTTCACCATAATATGCTGATCACCATTATCTTTACGGCGAAGTCTCGGCGCACCTTTTCCTTTCAAACGGAAAGTTGTATTCGGCTGGGTACCTGCTGGAATTTTGAATTTTACTTTACCATGAACGGTTGGGACTTTCACTTCATCACCGAGTGTTGCTTGGACAATATTAATCGGTAATTCATAATAAATCTCGCTGCCATTACGCTCAAAGATATCTGATGGTTTCACCCGGAAGACAACATATAAGTCTCCGTATGGCCCACCATTCTTACCAGCATTTCCTTGACCCTGCAGTCGTAGTTGATTCCCATCCTCAACACCAGCTGGAACATTGACTTTCACAGTATGACGTTCTTTCTTCTTCCCTTTACCGTGACATTCAGCACATTTTTCTTTAATTTCCTGCCCTGTTCCATTACAGTTCGGACAAGCTTGTTGTGTCTGTACACGGCCAAATGGAGTGTTCTGCTCACCGATCACTTGACCACTCCCACCACAGCGTGAGCACTGTTCTGGACTAGTCCCTGGCTTCGCACCACTTCCGTCACAGTTCCCACATTCTTCCTGACGCGTGTATTTAATTTTAGTTTCTTTCCCGAAGATAGCTTCATCGAATTCTAGATCCATGACATACTGTAAGTCTTGACCTTGTTGGGGTGCATTCGGATTACGACGAGATCCACCGCGCGACCCACCAAAGAATTGATCAAAAATATCTTCGAAGCCACCGAAGCTACCGCCTCCGCCTTGGCCACCAAAACCGCCAAAGCCACCTCCATTAAAGTTTGGATCGGTAGAAGCATGACCATATTTATCGTAAGCAGCCCGTTTCTGATCATCACTTAACGTTTCATAGGCTTCCGTAATTTGTTTGAATTTTTTTTCAGCTTCTGGTGCATCATTAATATCGGGGTGATATTTTTTGGATAGCTTACGGTAAGCTTTTTTTATGTCTCTGTCACTGGCATCTTTGGACACACCCAGTACATCATAAAAGTCTTCTTTTTGTGCCATATTATTCCTCCCATCAATCATAGAAAAAGCCAAAAGCACAAGGCTTTGGCTCTTTCTATTCTTCTTTATTAGCGATTAATTATTAGGTGATGATTATTCGTCATCATCCACTTCTTCAAAGTCCGCATCAACAACATCATTGCTGTCTGCTCCATCAGCTTCTCCTGCTTGTTGCGCTGCTTGCTGAGCTTGTTGTGCTTGTTCGTATAATTTCATGGTTAACTCTTGGACAATTTCGCTCAGTGCATCTTTTTTCGCTTTAATAGCATCAAGGTCATCGTTTTCAAGTGCTTCTTTTAATTCTTCTTTAGCGTCTTTAGCTTTTTGTGCTTCAGCTTCATCGACTTTACCTTCTAAGTCATCTAAGGTTTTGTCAACTTGGAAAACAAGCTGGTCTGCTTCATTGCGGAGTTCTACTTCTTCACGGCGTTTTTTGTCCGCTTCTGCATTTTCTTCCGCATCTTTTACCATACGATCGATTTCGTCATCGCTTAGACCAGAAGATGATTTAATGGTAATATTTTGCTCTTTACCTGTTCCTTGATCTTTTGCAGATACAGTGACGATACCATTCTTATCAATATCGAATGAGACTTCGATTTGTGGAATACCACGTGGCGCAGGTGGAATATCAGTTAACTGGAAGCGACCAAGTGTCTTGTTATCTTTCGCCATAGAACGCTCACCTTGCAAGACATGAATATCAACGGCCGGCTGGTTGTCAGCAGCAGTTGAGAAGACTTGTGATTTGCTGGTTGGGATAGTTGTGTTACGTTCGATTAAGGTTGTAAACACGCCACCCATTGTCTCGATTCCGAGTGATAATGGTGTTACGTCAAGTAGAACAACATCCTTCACATCACCTGAGATGACTCCCCCTTGAATAGCTGCTCCTAAAGCAACGACTTCATCTGGGTTAACAGAACGGTTAGGCTCTTTACCTGTTTCTTTCTTCACGGCTTCAACAACAGCTGGAATACGAGTTGATCCACCAACTAGAACGACTTGATCGATATCAGATTGAGATAATCCAGCATCTTTCAATGCTTGACGAACTGGTTTTTTCGTACGGTCTACCAGATCAACTGTTAATTCATCAAATTTAGCGCGTGTTAAGGTAGTCTCTAAGTGAAGAGGACCATCTTCACCTGCCGTAATGAATGGCAAGCTAATTTGAGTAGAAGACACACTTGATAATTCTTTTTTCGCTTTTTCAGCTGCATCTTTCAAGCGTTGAACAACTTTTTTGTCTTTAGATAAATCGATGCCATTTTCTTGTTTGAATTCTTTCACTAAGTGGTCGATAACTTTTTGGTCGAAGTCGTCTCCACCAAGTTCGTTGTCTCCAGAAGTTGAAAGTACTTCAAAAACCCCGTCACCTAATTCAAGGATAGAGACATCGAAAGTTCCTCCACCTAAGTCAAAGACTAAAATATTTTCTTCCGCATCTTCTTTATCTAATCCATATGCTAGTGACGCAGCAGTTGGCTCGTTGACAATACGCTCAACTTCAAGTCCAGCAATCTTCCCTGCATCTTTTGTTGCTTGACGTTGTGAATCATTGAAGTATGCGGGAACAGTAATAACTGCTTTAGTGACTTCATCACCCAAGTAGTCTTCTGCATAGGTTTTTAAGTGTTGTAAGATGTATGCTGAAATCTCTTGTGGCGTGTATTCTTTGCCTTCTGCTTCTACTTTTTTATCTGTCCCAATCAATCGTTTAATTGATAAGATTGTATTTTCATTCGTAATAGCTGAACGCTTCGCTGCTTCACCCACTTGAATTTCGCCATCTTTAAAGCTAACAACAGAAGGTGTTGTACGGTTTCCTTCTTTGTTAGGAATAATGGTAGGTTCGCCACCTTCAAGAACAGCTACTGCCGAGTTCGTTGTACCTAAGTCAATACCAATAATTTTACTCATTTAATATCACCTTACTTTTTTAGATTTTTTATTCGAAACTTTTGATCTTTATATTACTTTTTATCTTTATATTTTTTAATTGCTGAATAATTATTCTGCAACAACAACTTTAGCTGCACGCAATACACGGTCGTGAAGTGTGTATCCTTTCTCTAAGACTTCGATCACTTCGCCACTCTCTTGACCTTCAGAAGCAGGAATTTGTGCCACTGCTTCATGCACAGCCGAATCAAACGGCTTGCCGAGCGCCTCGACTTGTTCGATATTATTTTGCTTTAAGGCGGCTTGCAAGCTATCGAGCACCATTTGAACACCTTTTTTGAAATTCTCAGCAGATGTCGTGTCCACTTCTGTTTGCAATGCTCGCTCTAAGTTGTCAATTGCTGGAATAATATCCTTCGCTAATGCTTGCGAACGAAACTTCAACGTTGCCTCTTTATCTCGTTGATGGCGACGTTGGATATTTTGCATTTCTGCTTGCGTTCGAATCAAGCGATCAGATAATGCCTCATAATCTGCTTGTAATTGTACTAATTCAGATTGTTCTGACGACTCCTCGAAGGCTTCCTCTGCTGACTCATTCACTTGTGCTTCAGCTTCTTCTGCCTTCACTGGCTCATCAGATTTATCTTGAGTTGTTGCTTCTTTTTTTAGTTCTTCACTCAAGAAAATCCCTCATTTCTATTGAAAGTAATAGTTCAACACCGCTTGAGAAAGTTCGTTCCGGACAGCATTCATCAGTCCGAATGTCTTGGAATAAGCCATATTAGTCGGTCCAAGCAGTGCAATTCTTCCTTGACCGAACTGGCCCACATGATAAGTGGCCGTAATGAGACTTAAGTTATTAAACAAATCGTTATCTAACTCAGCTCCCATCTTCACTTCAATATCTTGCGACAATGGGCGAAGATAATGGCTTAACTTGGCTTCTTGATTATCCAACAAATTGAACAGATTCTTCATCTGTTCCCGATTTAGCTCTTCCATAAAGTCCAACAAATTGGTCTTACCCGATACATAAATCTGATTTTGTTGAATAGTATGCAAGCGCTGCTCGACTTGTTGTAAAATTTGTTGCGCTGGTGCAATGTGTTGTTTTACCAATAAAGGTATGTCAGTTTGAAGCTTATGAATGACAGTCGGTAAGTCTACACCCACTAATTGATCGTTGAATAGTTGATTTAACTGCTGCAGATGAACTAAATCCATCTCATCACCCAAATGAAAGATCATACTCTCCATCGACTGATGCGTTGTCTGCAAGATCAACATCACTTGGTGCTTACTGACCGGAATCATTCGAAACTCGCTCAACTGACTACCAGTTCGATTGGGTTCCAAGACAATGGCTGTATAATTCGTCAGCTCAGACAATATGCGAGCTGACTGCTTCACTAACTCATTCAGTTGACTCGCTTGCTGATCTAAAGCTTGATTAATCCGTCTCAGATGTTCATCTGATATTTTTTCTGGTGTCATCAAGTAATCTAGATAGAAGCGATAACCTTTTAAGGAAGGAATTCTTCCCGATGATAAGTGTGTTTTTTGAATGTAGCCTTCTTTTTCTAACACACTCATCTCATTGCGAACCGTTGCAGAACTTGCATTGATATCTGTCTGATCCACAATCGTCTTGGAGCCAACTGCTTCTCCCTCAAGCGTAAAATATTGAATAATAAACTCTAAAATCAATAATTGTCTGGCTGTTAGCATGGTTATCATCCTCAAACAACACGTTTCATTTATTCTTTTGAGAAGAATTAGCACTCACAACGAGTGACTGCTAACTCCATAAATAAGTGTAACAATTTCTGCTCATTATGTCAATACTTACGTTTGATTAATTTTGACTAATACCAAAAAATCAGCCCTAAGACCGATAAAAACTAACTTTCAGCTTATATCTAGTGTGCTTAGACCTGATTTTAATGCTTGTTCGACCAGCTTACATCATCATCGTCTTATCAATCTCACCTAAGATTTCTAAGGATTCTTCTTTGTCTCGATCAAGCTGAGCAATTAACTCATCCACTTCATCAAACTTGATTTCCTCACGTAAGTATTTAATCCACTTGATCTTGACATCTTCGCCATAAATTTCTTGATCAAAGTTGAAAATATTCACTTCCAAAGAATAATTATTGCGGAAGCCAAATGTCACATTATATCCAATCGATGCCATACCACCGTACCACTTGCCACCAACATGAAATAAGACCGCATAGATGCCGTTCTTCGGAATAAAAATATCGGGATGCGAGGCAATATTAGCAGTGGGATAACCCATCTCACGGCCACGCGCATCGCCATGCACGACATAACCTGACGTCTGATAATAATAACCTAATAATCTATTCGCTTCTGTCACTTCTCCTTCAGAAATCAACTGACGAATTCGCGTGGAGCTAATTTTTTCCCCTTGTTGGACTTTTTTCTGGACAACAACCACTTCGAATTCTCCGTCAGCATACTCTGGCAACCGTTCCATATTCGCAATTTCAGCTGGTCCATATGTATAATCAAACCCAGCTACCACATACTGTACGTTCCAGTCCATCATATATTGCTTTACAAATTCTTCGGGAGAGAGGGCTCCTAACTTCGATGTAAATCCTACTTCATAGAGAATATCGACCCCAAGAGACCGCATCAATTCTTCCTTACGCTCATCAATGGTCAAATAGGCATGTTTAATCGGATCATACTTATCATAAACAAGCGATGGATGCCGGTTAAAGGTCATCACAACAGCCTTCAAGTTATGCTTTGTCGCTAATTTAACACCTTGTTCAATGACGGATTGATGCCCACTATGTACGCCATCAAAGAAGCCTAAAATTAATACAATATCTTCATCATGAATCATCTCGGGATTATACGGATGATTTATTTTTTTTACTTCCACTCTTTACACCTACACTTCTGTTCGTAAGACTTTTTTCGGTTTTATATAGCCTGTTTTGGCCGGATGCTCTTCGTAAATCGCTACTGCTTGATCTCGGTAATAACAGACGACTGGATACGACTGAACGGACCATTCTGACTGTCTAAAAACAGCGCCATGTTGCACTTGAGACCACTGTTGATCGGTTAAATGCATTGTTTCTAAATGAGAGAGACCTGTCTCTAACGGTTGGATTACTTGATCTAACTGAGAAGCCGCTTGTAATTCAGCAACTTCTGCCAATGTTACCGCAGCTTCTGCCTGAAAACCCGCACTTAATGTTCGCGTTAATTGAGACATATGGCTTGGATACCCTAATTGTTCACCTAAATCCACGGCTAAAGTTCTTACATACGTCCCCTTACCACAATGTACTTCAAAAGAAAAGCGCGCCACCTGATTCTCATAAGCAACCGGTGAAGTTCGCTTGAAGCTATGTATCGTAGCTTGACGAACTGGACGCTCAACTTCAATCCCTTCGCGAGCATATTCATACAATCGTTTCCCCTTCACTTTCACTGCTGAATACATCGGGGGAACTTGTTGAATCTGTCCAATAAAAGTAGCTAACGCCTGATCAATTGCTGCTTCATCTAATTCACCCGGCGAAATGGTTACCTGTTCTACGACCTCTCCGCTCGCATCTTCTGTTGTTGTCGCTATTCCTAGCGTCACTTCTCCTATGTAGCGTTTATCAGAATCCACCATAAACTCTAATACTTTTGTTCCTTTTCCGATCGCAACCGGCAATACACCATCCACATCAGGATCTAATGTACCTGCATGGCCAATTTTTTTAATACGCAACAACTTGCGCAACTTAAAAACAACATCATGACTGGTCATGCCTTTTTCTTTCCATAAAGGTAATAATCCGTCCACAATACGCCTCCTCAACTAGAATCCACCATTGATTATAACACACCTGTTATTATATCTCTAATCTATTTCGACATATCACCTATCTCTCACCTAAAAAAACCAAACATCATACTGTTTGGTTTCTTTTGAATTTATTTTTTTACATGATAATTATTCAGTTGCTGTATATATTCCATTGTTTGATGGATCATCTCTGAATCAGCTTGAATATATAATATATCGTTGGCTTGTAGGACGGTTGATGTGCGTGGGATGAATTCCTTCATATGGCGTGAAATCTTGACAATCTGGCTTCCCGTCGGCATATCCAGTTCATCTGTAGCCTGTTGATCTAACGCACTATTCCGATTAACCACTACCTCGAATGACTCAATCGCCCCGACTAACGCAGATGGCATTTGACTAATTTTTTTCAATAAGGTCATGCGATAAAATGAATCTGAATTAAGAATCTCTAAGACTGTATACGTACATAACCCTACAACAGCAAGTGGCATCAAGTGTGTAATAGAACCTGTTAATTCCATCATCAAGAACACGGCTGTTAAAGGAGCCTTCGTGAATGATGTTAAAAAACCACCCATCGCATACACCACAAATGACTTCAAGAAAACCTCCTCTACATAACCTTGACTAATCAGCACCGTCCCAAAAGCACCGCCCAACAAGGCCCCTAACGCTAACACAGGAGTAAAGCCACCCCCAGGAACTCCCGTATCATAAGAAGCATGCATCAAAATAAACCGCGCCAATGCGAGAGCCAACAATATTTTCACCGAAAAATCGCCTGATCCTGCACTAATAATCAGATTTGACCCTCCAGCTAGTAACATCGGCAAAAACAACCCCACCGGAATAATCATCAAATAAGATAACACGGGCAAAGCATATGAGGGGATGGGTAATTTTTGTAACCAATTAGGAATCATCATAGCTAATTCTTTATGAATTTTTCCAACTATCGCTAATATAATCCCCATCCCAATTAAATACCCGTAATAATGCATCGGGAAGAATTCCAATACATCAAAATATAAAACTGGATTAATCCCAAAGAAATAACTCGTAATATAATTAGCTGCAACAGTGGCTGAAAACGTGGTTAAAATTAATGAAGTAGATAATTTATGATGAACTTCTTCAATCATGAACATCATACCAGATACTGGGGTGTTAAAAATCGCAGCCAAGCCAGCTCCGGCACCTGCTGATAACATAATATTTTCTTGTGAACGATTGCCGCCAATTGCCTGATGTAAGCCTAACCCAACCATTCCTCCAATTTGAATAGCGGGGCCTTGGCGTCCTAACGCTAAACCAGATCCAATAGCTAATATCCCTCCCAAAAATTTTCGCCACAATACCGAAAACCAATCCAAGTGTATGACACCTTCTAGATGCCCTTCAACATCATGAACACCGGACCCTTTGATGTCGGGTTCGTCTTGAACGAGCTTGATCACAATCCCTGCCACAACAAGGCTTAATAGCACCCAAGGAATAATCCACCATGGATGTTCATTCATGTACTCATAGGCCCAAAATACAAACGTCAATGCATAATGCAGTCCCAAACGAAATAACGAAATAACAAATCCAACAATACTCCCAACTAACACACCACGCCATACAAATTGAATCTTCGACCAGTTAAGCTTTGACACAATGACACCTCTCCTTATAGACATTTCTTCATAATAGCTTAATGAGCTTGTTCATTATGGCTTGCTTGTTGGTTTACTTGATAAATATGTTCCAAGCTCAGCCATTAATTGATCCGAACTCGTCACAATCTTTCCTCGCTGCTTCACTAAGCCCACCGTATACAAGTTAATGTACGAAAATTGCGATTCCGCCACCTCATCGAGTGCGTCAATTTTAGCTTGATTACCGTGCGTGCCTTGGCGCATATCAGTATAAAGACCGAGAATGGGCTTTTTCATACCATAAAAGTATCCAATTTCTGCTGAAACGCCACTGTCCGGTGTGACCCCATCTAGCACAGCAATAATAAGATCCGCTTGCTCGAGATAGGCATTATCTCCTTGTGCGATCGTCACCGAATCAGCAAACCCAGACTTATCATTGATGGCTTCATTCTCTTGCGGTAAGTAAACGTCAACCGCCTCCCCGTACTGCTCGCGAATACGCTGAACTACATACGCATTATAACGTTGCTCCATCTCGGTAAATAACGGCGCTGCGAAGTAAATTAATTGACTCATTCTATCTTGCTCCTTCTATAAAAATATCCTCTTGCTACACATCATTATAGCAAGAGGATATAACTGATACAATATATTATTGATTATTCTTCATCATCTTCGGACGGTTTTTCATAGGTGATGATTGGATTCCGGTTCGCAGTTGTCTCATCTAGACGACGAACTGGTGTACGGTGTGGCGCTGTTTGGACCGTTTCTGGATCTTCAGCGGCTTCTTTAGCAATCTGAATCAATGTATTGGCAAAATCGTCCAATGTTTCTTTTGATTCGGTTTCGGTTGGCTCAATCATCATACATTCATCGACAATAAGCGGGAAGTAAACGGTCGGCGCATAATGGCCGAAGTCGAGTAGACGCTTCGTCATATCTTTCGTATTGACATTATGGGCTTTTTTCTGACGATTTCCACTGAGGACGAATTCGTGCTTACAATGGGCGTCGAATGGTGTATCGAAGTGTGGTGCCAGGAGTGCCTTCAAGTAGTTAGCATTCAAGACCGCATCTTCAGATACTTGCTTCAAGCCAGCCATACCATACGAACAGATATAGCTATATGCTCGAACGTTAACACCAAAGTTACCGAAGTATCCTTTTAAGCGGCCGATTGACGACTCACTGGAACGATCAATCACATATTGCTCCCCTTCTTTAAGCACACGTGGGTTCGGCAAGTATTTTTCCAACTTCTCGACGACACCAACGGGACCTGAACCTGGACCTCCACCTCCATGTGGGCCACTGAAGGTCTTGTGCAAGTTTAAGTGAACAATATCGAAGCCCATCTGTCTCGGTGTTGCTTTTCCTAAGATTGCATTGGCATTCGCTCCGTCATAGTAAAGCAACCCTCCCGCTTCGTGGACAATCGTTGTAATTTCACCGATATCTTTTTCGAAGATACCCACTGTATTTGGATTTGTTAACATTAAGCCCGCTGTGTCTGGACCCACTGCTGCTTTCAGTGCTTCTAAATCCACACGACCTTCTTCCGTTGATTTAATCTCTAGCACATCGTAACCACAGACAGCAGCCGTTGCTGGGTTGGTTCCGTGCGCTGAATCCGGAACTAAAATAGTCTTCCGTTGTTCCCCTTCACCACGCTCTTCATGATATTTCTTCACGATTAGAAGTCCGGTTAGCTCGCCTTGTGCGCCGGCAGCGGGTTGTGGCGTGATCGCATCCATACCAGTAACATCTTTTAGATACTCTTGTAAGTTATACGTTAGCTCCAGCGCACCTTGAACGGTCTTTGGATCTTGTAATGGATGAATATTCGCAAAACCATCATAACGCGCAATATCTTCATTAATTTTTGGATTGTACTTCATGGTACATGACCCAAGTGGATAAATACCGGTCTCAACCCCGAAGTTTTTATCCGCTAGGCCCGTGTAATGGCGCATCAATTGCAACTCAGAAACTTCCGGCAGCTCGGCTTTTTCTTTCCGAACCAATTCTTCCGGTAAGTCCGCTTGCAAATCGTAATCATCCACATCATTAGCCGGCAAACTATAAGCCGTCCGACCCGGGCTAGATATTTCAAAAATCAAGTCGTTATATACTACTGTTGACATTATTTAGCCACCTCCGCAAATTTCTCAACGAATGCATCGATTTCTTCTTTCGTTCTCTTCTCAGTGGCACACAATAAGACGGCTTCACTATCCTCAACATAATCAGAAACATCATAACCACCAATGAATCCTTCCTCGAATAAGGCATCATTGATCGCTTCCACTGGCTTCTTGACTTTCACGACAAATTCATTAAAGAATGGTCGCTCGTTGAAAATCTCAAAACCGGCTTCTTGCAACTGTTGCTTGAAGTAGTGCGATTTATTAATATTTTGCTGAGCCATCTCGACAAGTCCTTCTTTACCCATCGCCGACATAAAGACACCGGATGCTAGGGCAAATAAGGCTTGGTTGGAACTATAATTACTGGTTGCTTTCTCACGACGGATGTGTTGCTCACGCGTCTGAAGCGTCATCACAAAGCCACGATCGCCATTCTCATCGACAGTCTGTCCGACCATACGTCCTGGCATCTTACGCATTAATTTCTTCGTCACCGTCATGAAGCCTGCGTGAGGCCCACCGAATGACATATTAAGCCCAAGCGGTTGCATATCTCCAACCACAATATCGGCTCCTAATTTGCCTGGTGCTTCTAACTTCGCCAAGGCCAGTGGGTTAGCCACAACAATCAGTAAAGCT
Coding sequences:
- the dnaJ gene encoding molecular chaperone DnaJ; translated protein: MAQKEDFYDVLGVSKDASDRDIKKAYRKLSKKYHPDINDAPEAEKKFKQITEAYETLSDDQKRAAYDKYGHASTDPNFNGGGFGGFGGQGGGGSFGGFEDIFDQFFGGSRGGSRRNPNAPQQGQDLQYVMDLEFDEAIFGKETKIKYTRQEECGNCDGSGAKPGTSPEQCSRCGGSGQVIGEQNTPFGRVQTQQACPNCNGTGQEIKEKCAECHGKGKKKERHTVKVNVPAGVEDGNQLRLQGQGNAGKNGGPYGDLYVVFRVKPSDIFERNGSEIYYELPINIVQATLGDEVKVPTVHGKVKFKIPAGTQPNTTFRLKGKGAPRLRRKDNGDQHIMVKVIVPEKLNKQQSELLREFAEVSDYDSINEQSDQSFFSKFKDAFKD
- the ribF gene encoding riboflavin biosynthesis protein RibF yields the protein MEVKKINHPYNPEMIHDEDIVLILGFFDGVHSGHQSVIEQGVKLATKHNLKAVVMTFNRHPSLVYDKYDPIKHAYLTIDERKEELMRSLGVDILYEVGFTSKLGALSPEEFVKQYMMDWNVQYVVAGFDYTYGPAEIANMERLPEYADGEFEVVVVQKKVQQGEKISSTRIRQLISEGEVTEANRLLGYYYQTSGYVVHGDARGREMGYPTANIASHPDIFIPKNGIYAVLFHVGGKWYGGMASIGYNVTFGFRNNYSLEVNIFNFDQEIYGEDVKIKWIKYLREEIKFDEVDELIAQLDRDKEESLEILGEIDKTMMM
- the hrcA gene encoding heat-inducible transcriptional repressor HrcA, producing MLTARQLLILEFIIQYFTLEGEAVGSKTIVDQTDINASSATVRNEMSVLEKEGYIQKTHLSSGRIPSLKGYRFYLDYLMTPEKISDEHLRRINQALDQQASQLNELVKQSARILSELTNYTAIVLEPNRTGSQLSEFRMIPVSKHQVMLILQTTHQSMESMIFHLGDEMDLVHLQQLNQLFNDQLVGVDLPTVIHKLQTDIPLLVKQHIAPAQQILQQVEQRLHTIQQNQIYVSGKTNLLDFMEELNREQMKNLFNLLDNQEAKLSHYLRPLSQDIEVKMGAELDNDLFNNLSLITATYHVGQFGQGRIALLGPTNMAYSKTFGLMNAVRNELSQAVLNYYFQ
- the dnaK gene encoding molecular chaperone DnaK; this encodes MSKIIGIDLGTTNSAVAVLEGGEPTIIPNKEGNRTTPSVVSFKDGEIQVGEAAKRSAITNENTILSIKRLIGTDKKVEAEGKEYTPQEISAYILQHLKTYAEDYLGDEVTKAVITVPAYFNDSQRQATKDAGKIAGLEVERIVNEPTAASLAYGLDKEDAEENILVFDLGGGTFDVSILELGDGVFEVLSTSGDNELGGDDFDQKVIDHLVKEFKQENGIDLSKDKKVVQRLKDAAEKAKKELSSVSSTQISLPFITAGEDGPLHLETTLTRAKFDELTVDLVDRTKKPVRQALKDAGLSQSDIDQVVLVGGSTRIPAVVEAVKKETGKEPNRSVNPDEVVALGAAIQGGVISGDVKDVVLLDVTPLSLGIETMGGVFTTLIERNTTIPTSKSQVFSTAADNQPAVDIHVLQGERSMAKDNKTLGRFQLTDIPPAPRGIPQIEVSFDIDKNGIVTVSAKDQGTGKEQNITIKSSSGLSDDEIDRMVKDAEENAEADKKRREEVELRNEADQLVFQVDKTLDDLEGKVDEAEAQKAKDAKEELKEALENDDLDAIKAKKDALSEIVQELTMKLYEQAQQAQQAAQQAGEADGADSNDVVDADFEEVDDDE
- the truB gene encoding tRNA pseudouridine(55) synthase TruB yields the protein MDGLLPLWKEKGMTSHDVVFKLRKLLRIKKIGHAGTLDPDVDGVLPVAIGKGTKVLEFMVDSDKRYIGEVTLGIATTTEDASGEVVEQVTISPGELDEAAIDQALATFIGQIQQVPPMYSAVKVKGKRLYEYAREGIEVERPVRQATIHSFKRTSPVAYENQVARFSFEVHCGKGTYVRTLAVDLGEQLGYPSHMSQLTRTLSAGFQAEAAVTLAEVAELQAASQLDQVIQPLETGLSHLETMHLTDQQWSQVQHGAVFRQSEWSVQSYPVVCYYRDQAVAIYEEHPAKTGYIKPKKVLRTEV
- the grpE gene encoding nucleotide exchange factor GrpE; the encoded protein is MSEELKKEATTQDKSDEPVKAEEAEAQVNESAEEAFEESSEQSELVQLQADYEALSDRLIRTQAEMQNIQRRHQRDKEATLKFRSQALAKDIIPAIDNLERALQTEVDTTSAENFKKGVQMVLDSLQAALKQNNIEQVEALGKPFDSAVHEAVAQIPASEGQESGEVIEVLEKGYTLHDRVLRAAKVVVAE
- a CDS encoding aldehyde dehydrogenase family protein; amino-acid sequence: MKTINRIFINGQFQEASGEAYQEVTNSATEEVIAKVRNASEADVNLAVQAAKDAFTHWKETTPEERKAYVQKILDGIKARKEEIDQTIIQELGSSADYTENAQSQISINEMKATLDAYDDFKFEEDVDNAKVVKEGSGVVACITPWNYPLNQIQRKVTPALLAGNTVVVKPASETPLTAYIYAEIIEAAGLPDGVFNLVTGPGSTIGNYLASHEDISIISFTGSTAVGKGLYEIASDHVKRLVLELGGKSPLIYLDGGDLEAAVKQSANTVIDNQGQTCSALSRLLVPKHRLDDTKKILEAHYATLKVGDPANRDNRVGPMVSQEQYETVLDYIKIGQDEGAELFIGGKALDGTGLFIEPTVFINVDNQMQIAQEEIFGPVLVVITYETVEEAIELANDIKYGLNGAVVGPDEQARKVARQIQAGNVYVNGGDRTSKAPFGGYKQSGIGRENGIYAIEDYVELKSIFL